Proteins from a single region of Eublepharis macularius isolate TG4126 chromosome 9, MPM_Emac_v1.0, whole genome shotgun sequence:
- the LOC129336327 gene encoding protein mono-ADP-ribosyltransferase PARP12-like isoform X2: MLLDSIVRIDFIWYWLDSTGQWIEYGKKHSEHCAAIISSSDLEAAFLADRRGIVFFRAGSQLYELNFQDMVQRNLYYRTRRKVCRWPKLVFFGGENSNAKGSRCCLESSSLPFHLFPSSWDHSALPDIGYKLVEVSNSTKEYNEIKELFEKTMEGFVIQRLLRNQNPSLWQKEQMKKKSGGKRVDERLLFHGTSASHLHDICGQNFDWRICGTHGTLYGKGSYFAKDASYSHGYCQLDTCFKTMFVARVLVGDYVQGNAAYLRPPPRPDQRNNFYDSCVDSLLDPSIFVIFEKHQIYPEYVIKYKQVSQCTVM; encoded by the exons ATGCTTTTGGATTCTATTGTCAGAATAGACTTCATCTGGTATTGGTTGGATAGTACTGGCCAGTGGATTGAATATGGCAAGAAG CATTCAGAACACTGTGCTGCTATAATATCCTCTTCTGACTTGGAGGCTGCTTTTCTAGCTGACCGAAGAGGCATTGTATTTTTCCGTGCTGGTTCTCAGCTGTATGAACTCAACTTCCAAG ACATGGTCCAGAGAAACCTGTACTATCGAACCCGGAGAAAAGTGTGCCGATGGCCCAAACTTGTATTTTTTGGAGGGGAAAACAGCAATGCAAAGGG TTCCAGGTGTTGCTTGGaatcttcttcccttcccttccattTGTTTCCTTCGAGCTGGGACCACTCAGCTTTGCCAGATATAGGCTATAAG TTGGTGGAGGTCTCCAATTCTACTAAAGAATATAATGAAATCAAAGAACTATTTGAGAAGACAATGGAAGGTTTCGTTATCCAGAGGCTCCTAAGGAATCAGAACCCTTCTCTTTGGCAA AAAGAGCAGATGAAGAAAAAGAGTGGAGGGAAAAGAGTAGACGAAAGGCTCTTGTTCCACGGCACCAGTGCATCTCACTTGCATGACATCTGTGGGCAGAACTTTGACTGGCGGATCTGTGGGACCCATGGAACGCTATATGGAAAAG GAAGTTATTTTGCAAAGGACGCCAGTTACTCTCATGGGTACTGCCAGTTGGACACCTGCTTCAAGACTATGTTTGTAGCTAGAGTTCTAGTTGGAGACTATGTTCAAGGGAACGCTGCTTACCTTCGCCCTCCACCCAGACCTGACCAGCGGAACAACTTTTATGATAGCTGTGTGGACAGCCTTCTGGATCCTTCCATTTTTGTCATTTTTGAGAAGCATCAGATTTACCCAGAATAtgtaataaaatacaagcaagtATCCCAGTGCACGGTTATGTGA
- the LOC129336327 gene encoding protein mono-ADP-ribosyltransferase PARP12-like isoform X1 produces MLLDSIVRIDFIWYWLDSTGQWIEYGKKHSEHCAAIISSSDLEAAFLADRRGIVFFRAGSQLYELNFQDMVQRNLYYRTRRKVCRWPKLVFFGGENSNAKGSRCCLESSSLPFHLFPSSWDHSALPDIGYKLVEVSNSTKEYNEIKELFEKTMEGFVIQRLLRNQNPSLWQVFLWQKEQMKKKSGGKRVDERLLFHGTSASHLHDICGQNFDWRICGTHGTLYGKGSYFAKDASYSHGYCQLDTCFKTMFVARVLVGDYVQGNAAYLRPPPRPDQRNNFYDSCVDSLLDPSIFVIFEKHQIYPEYVIKYKQVSQCTVM; encoded by the exons ATGCTTTTGGATTCTATTGTCAGAATAGACTTCATCTGGTATTGGTTGGATAGTACTGGCCAGTGGATTGAATATGGCAAGAAG CATTCAGAACACTGTGCTGCTATAATATCCTCTTCTGACTTGGAGGCTGCTTTTCTAGCTGACCGAAGAGGCATTGTATTTTTCCGTGCTGGTTCTCAGCTGTATGAACTCAACTTCCAAG ACATGGTCCAGAGAAACCTGTACTATCGAACCCGGAGAAAAGTGTGCCGATGGCCCAAACTTGTATTTTTTGGAGGGGAAAACAGCAATGCAAAGGG TTCCAGGTGTTGCTTGGaatcttcttcccttcccttccattTGTTTCCTTCGAGCTGGGACCACTCAGCTTTGCCAGATATAGGCTATAAG TTGGTGGAGGTCTCCAATTCTACTAAAGAATATAATGAAATCAAAGAACTATTTGAGAAGACAATGGAAGGTTTCGTTATCCAGAGGCTCCTAAGGAATCAGAACCCTTCTCTTTGGCAAGTCTTTCTGTG GCAGAAAGAGCAGATGAAGAAAAAGAGTGGAGGGAAAAGAGTAGACGAAAGGCTCTTGTTCCACGGCACCAGTGCATCTCACTTGCATGACATCTGTGGGCAGAACTTTGACTGGCGGATCTGTGGGACCCATGGAACGCTATATGGAAAAG GAAGTTATTTTGCAAAGGACGCCAGTTACTCTCATGGGTACTGCCAGTTGGACACCTGCTTCAAGACTATGTTTGTAGCTAGAGTTCTAGTTGGAGACTATGTTCAAGGGAACGCTGCTTACCTTCGCCCTCCACCCAGACCTGACCAGCGGAACAACTTTTATGATAGCTGTGTGGACAGCCTTCTGGATCCTTCCATTTTTGTCATTTTTGAGAAGCATCAGATTTACCCAGAATAtgtaataaaatacaagcaagtATCCCAGTGCACGGTTATGTGA